TCAGTTAATTTGTAGGCAAGAAAATCAAACCTTTCAGTAACCAAACAAACTGTACTTGTACCAATATTGTGTTTTAAAGGTACATTTGAATTATTGAATGATGACACTCAAAAAATCCTGTGTGCCTGTTTTACAACATTATTAGATGGGACAAGTAGGGTGTAGGAgggatgagctgggagcagTATTCCAATGCTATTGGAATCTCTGTCCAATGCTAAGGACAGAGATTGTGGAGTGCTGGTACTGCTAGTTAGTGCTTCCATAACTGAGACTAGAAACGCTGGTTTGCCTCTTCCAGGGAAAGAGATGGTGGATTACATTTGCCAGTACCTGAGCAATGTGAGAGAGAGACGGGTGACTCCTGATGTACAGCCAGGTTACATGAGAGCCCAGCTGCCAGACTCTGCCCCAATGGACCCAGACAGCTGGGACAACATCTTTGGAGATATAGAGAAGATTATTATGCCAGGGGTAAGAAATGAAGTATAATCATGACAGGAAAAAGCCATTACTACCTGGGGTGAACTCCAAATCCTGGGAATGCACAGGTTCTGCAGAACATTGTTCTAAATAAGTACCCAAAAATGTAGCATTAATCTTGTAGCTGTTATGTCCACAGTTATGTTCCTAGCTATAATTTTAAGGGTTTGATTGTGACTGTATTTTTTAACTACTTTGTATATAACTCATATTTGCTTATAGGGAAACAAATCCACCAGTATGAGAAAATCATTAGCTTCACAATGTCTCTACCTGCTGAACCATACAATCTTAATTTCAGAGATGTGGAAACTCGGCACAGCAAGGTGAAACAACTCTTGCCCAATTTCATGTACATACAAGGCTTGTCTCCTGCACTTTGAATGTCAACGTCTACTTCCTCTTGTACATAAATACTGCAGATTCTGCTAAGGGAATTCATAAGGGAATACCAAACTGCATGTTTTAGCTAAGCAGCTTTTTCAAAGTCTgttctcagatttttttatagATGTTTGCAGAAACTTGATCTGATGTAGGAGAGGCAATCAGATTACAGGTACTTATGCTGGTGTCCCACACACAAGCTCCTTCAGGTGTATAGAAGGCTTTATATAGTTGTAATTTGCTGTGTGTAGCTAAAGGCAAGTTGTTTGACAAAATGAGCAACTTTGTTGCAAGGATTCCCTTTATAAAGATAAATATCTCACTCTGATCTTTCAAACATAGCACAGCATCCTTTCCTGTTCAGAATGCCTGTTTAATTCAGAtaaatgcttttctgtttttttgcaATTTATCTGTTAATAATGCAGTGTTATCATCTGCTAGTGCTGCTCCCCTGTTGATATTATCTCTGCAGCTCTCTGCTAGCAGATACATAGTTGCACATATTATGTTGCTGTAATCCTTTTCTCTCAGTTTAAACGGATACTAACCACTACATCTCATGCAAAGTTTTGTGACATTTTCAGACTTAACTTCTACATAATTCTTTTCTAGGTAGTCCACTGGCAAAGTCCACACATGCATGCCTACTTTCCAGCTCTAACGTCCTGGCCTTCACTCCTTGGAGATATGTTGGCTGATGCAATTAACTGCTTGGGATTCACATGGGTAAATTTTTGGGGCTATTTTAGACATTCCTCTCCTGTGTGTAATGTGCAAGAGCAGGTCATAGACATTCTTTCTTGTTCTCTGAGTCAGTATGATTATTTGTTTTAACCAGCTGTATGTTGTTGCATAAATGAAAATTGTCACTTAAAAATTACCAATCCAAAAGAACATGTAAGAACACGCATTACCGGTAGTAAGaggtgaatgaaaaaaatacactaaaaatgtctgttttcaAATTCTTTGTATATCCCACTGCGAGCATTGTTCCTTGTCATCTGGTCTCAGTGCCAGGACTGTTACACAAGCAGTGCAAGCAATAGAGCAGCCACCATCCATGACTGCAGGCTAGATTGGGCTCCATTCCAGTTCTCCTGCTCCTTTGAGAGAACACACTtcctatttttcctcttctgaaaataattgtttggTGGCCTGGGCCAGAATATCTGCGTATTTTGtatcctcctgctgcagctacAGAGCACTACTTGCTTATGACTCTGCACACCACAGTAGTTTCTGAAGCCAGTGTTTTCCCCAGTGCCAAAGTTGCCCAGATTTTTAGATGTGTTTCTCTGTGTAAGAGAGCTCATAAACCTATAATAAATTGGTGGGTGTGGTCTCCATGTAGCTGTATCAGATTAGCTCATTGCCTCTCTTAGATCTCAGTTGGACAAGGGATCAGTGCCCAGGGTGAATTACAGCCTGATTctcctttaatattttttttctaggctTCCAGCCCAGCCTGTACAGAACTGGAAATGAATGTGATGGATTGGTTAGCTAAAATGCTGGGCCTTCCAGATAAATTCCTGCACTACCATCCTGACAGTGTGGGTGGAGGAGTATTGCAGGTAGGGGAGACTAGAGATGGCCTCATCAGCGTTTTGTTTTCAAGTGAATTTCCCTCTGGGTGATAGTTTTCCTAGagacaaaaccaacaaaattttCTGTATGGGTCTAAATCCCAATCTGGcattattttcccaaattttagTATTAAATGAGGAAGATAATAGAATGGAAACTGCTACTGCTTTTTGTGCTGTGTTACGGACAAACAGCAGGTATTCTTGTGGTCTTTTTGAGGACAAATGAGTCAGATTTCATTTCTTCAAGCTGTTTCACATCACCAAATTTTGCACTAATGTGATTCTTACATAATTGGAGAAGGAAACCTTGTCTCTACCCTTCTGCCACAGTCTTTATCCATACaagaagttattttttctttttctcatgtcTACTTTTTGTCTTGGAGAGGTGCAAGATCAAGGCCTGATCTGTTACCTCCTTCTGGAAGCCATAAGCCTTTGTATGTTCAACCTGGAATCAGTGCTGCGTCTTTGTTATTTTAAGGGACTTTGATCATGTTTGTAATTTTATGGGAAATACTATGTTTCATCTGtagaacagaaaaggaaaatgtggttTATTTACTCCCCAGAACTCAGTGCTGTATGTTAAAATATGCAGCTCTTAAAaggctttgttttgtgttgctGGCCCAGAGAGCTGCTCATCAGCTAATGACTCTCCACTGCGTcagagaaaagcaggaacagGAATAAAAGAGGGGGTGGGCAGCTGGGCACTCCACTGATTTCAGCAGATCCCTGACAAAATAGCAATGAAGTAGCAGTTGCAGTAAATGAGCAATGTCTTTGCAGAGCACTGTGAGTGAATCAACCTTGGTTGCATTGCTGGCAGCAAGGAAGAACAAAATTCTGGAGATGAAGGTTTCTGAGCCAGACAGTGATGAGTCCTCGCTCAATTCTCGCCTCATTGCTTACGCATCTGATCAAGTAGGTTCTTATGAttccaaggaaaacaaattgCTTCTGTTGTCTCACTCAGCCTTTGCCATGTGAAGTTGCATTTCTGTACAACACAGGAATGCCTCACAAGCATAGACCAGTTCCCctactgctgctttctgcagatGGGGAAATTAGATCATGTGAGGCAAAGTTTTCAGGGTCTTGGCAGTCCTCAAGAGATTGTTTCACATGACTGATTTCTGCTCTTCCTGTTTTTCACAAAGCCTTATTCCAGGAGTTAGGTGCTGATCTCATGCTGCTTCATCTTGTGTTTCTTCCCAGCCTCCTTCCCCTCAGAGACAGGCACGCTCAAGGCATTGTTACATAAATGCTATTCCTGGTTGTGGGTTCCACTGTTGGCTTTTGCCAGCAAACTTGTTCTGTCCTTGGCCTCCTGAACTGAACAATTCTATTCCCCTGGGAAAACTGCCAGAGAAGAGACACTCATGCTGATTCTCTCAGTATAATTACCAGGACTTCATCTTGTGAGGTGTTTTGCTCTGTCCAGAAGTAAACACACTTCGGGGAATTTCTCTTCTTATGTCAGGGAGAAGGGAATAAACTGAGGTTGATTCATTTCTAGAGACTCCTTTAAGAGCTGAGTTTTGATAAATGGCCTTCCAAATACAAGATGATGCCTATTATTATATTTTAGACACCAGTACCCAAGTAAATGAAGCATTCTTTGGAATTACAGTGTACTATTTCTTATACTTACTCACAAAGAAGATGCTTTCAGACTTGCATTAATATGGATTACAATAAGGTCATTATCTCTGTGTTTCTTGCCACCACTGTCTTTCATAAAGCCATAACTTACCACAGCTCTTCAGCCTCGGAGCTTGAGTTCTtactgtttttcttattttaaaggcACATTCCTCTGTAGAAAAGGCTGGCTTGATTTCTCTTGTGAAGATAAAATTTCTGCCTGTGGATGAGAACTTTTCCCTCAGAGGTGAAACTTTGAAGAAAGCCATtgcagaagacagaaagaaaggcCTAGTGCCAGTTTTTGTATGTTCAACTTTCTGGTTGGGGGTATTGACATAGTGTTATATTCTTAATGTCAACATGAAATTACATATAAAAAATTCTTGTTGTGTTAAAATACATTAGCTGAAGGTTCAAATACCTACaagaatttgtattttattaaataaaaaaatgttttgactATCTGCAATAAACTTTTAAAGTGCTACATCCATGTattaaaagaaaccaaatcCATTATaacaggtttggttttttttttctaggtttGTGCAACTTTGGGTACAACTGGTGTCTGTGCTTTTGACAATCTCTCAGAACTGGGTCCAGTTTGTaagtatctttttttcccctgattttgGTCTATGAAAGTATCTAGAATGTCAAAACCAAGGAGAGCTGAGTTTTTCAGACATGTCTCAGGGATGGCTGAAGTCAGTACAAGATTGCAGTGATTTTTGTAAGATTTAGATTAGGATGCTAAAATACAGTCTTATTTGAGATGGATGGATGAAGTTTGCCAACTATAAATCTTTAATGTGGTTATTCAGGAAATACAGACTGTGTGGTACTGTTGTAGGATggatatattaatatttaatctagCAAAGGTGTTTTAAAGGTGGATTCTGGTAGGTCATCCTCTGGATCAACCAGTTTCAATAGGTAAATTGGACATGGTTGCAAATTCTATTCCAGCATAAATTCTGACCAGTAGCTGCTGCAGACCTGAGGAGCTTTCTGCTACGGGTCAGATTGAGGCTTCTGTTTCTGGGTCCTTTTTTACTTGCCACTATGTCTTTATTTTGGCCTTGTGCAACTGAGGGGTACTGTGGAATTTCACTTTGTGAAAGGGCAGGTGagagaaatgaaatgttaaaaaGACTCACACACCTGAAATACAGAACAGTGAATTTTATTAAGAGTCCACCTGGTTTCAGCATTATCCTATATTTTGGCATTATGGATCCACACCTTGAGAACAAAATTAGATTGTCAATTGCTTGTCTGCCTCCTCCAAAACACCGCACCTGGtttgcagagaggagagattAGCATGCATTTTGATTTCCTATATCCCTTACATAACAACAATCTCAATTCCAACAGGTGATGCTGAGGGACTCTGGCTTCATATTGATGCTGCATATGCAGGAACAGCATTTGTATGTCCTGAATTTCGATTGTTTTTGGATGGAATTGAATATGCAGATTCCTTTACTTTTAATCCTTCTAAGTGGATGATGGTCCATTTTGACTGCACTGGATTTTGGTGAGTATAGTCAAAGCACAAACAACACCAAAAGGATAACATGCAAATTGTGAAGTTTGTCTCTGGACTTATTTTGCTAAATCTAGTTCCTTCTACAACCAATAGGGTTAAAGATAAATACAAGTTACATCAAACCTTCAGTGTTAACCCTGTCTACCTCAGACATGCCAATTCAGGAGCTGCAATTGACTTCATGGTAAGTTATTGTTTAAGTTGATATTTTATATTGCCTATAAAATTTTCAAACAGACTCTGAAATTCCTGTCACATTCTGGACTATTCTTATCTTATAGATGGTCTTACTACATAAACCAAATTATACTGAAATCCTAATGCAGAGAGAATAGCAAAACTTTGCAGTAAGCCCTGGTTATGAAGATTAATTATAAAAGTGCTTTCAGATGGAAGTACTTGAGATTTTTACACAGATTGAGATCCAGCCTTGCCTTTCTAATGCAAAGGGTCATTTCTGTGTATCGTGTTGCTGAAGTAATTCCTACTGATGCCATTTTCGTTGGATTTCTTGTACCTCTGATATGtaataaaagagagaaaggagtAAGCAATGGAAAAGCCATGCTCTGAAACAGCAAAAGAATGAATTACACTTTTTCTTCAGATTAAGGTATTCATAGGAGAGCTAAGAGGCATTTCACTTCAGATACATCTTACAGCAGATTTCAGTACAGTAATACAAAGGAATATTCACTGCCAATTATTTCTGCTATGATCTCACCCTAGTCCTGAAAAGATAATTGTTTTCTTGAAATCAATAGTGCTTTTCACTGTagtggggagagggagggatggaaaaCAGATATTGGGTCCCTCTTGTGGTTAAATTGGACCCTGCATGTGATTGTGCAGCTTCCCTGAAATATTCCTGTACATGTTTTCTGACTCTTTCCTTAGAGTAGGTGTTACTTCATCTGGAGCTGTCTACCCCAGTGTCAAGTCTTGCTGTTTATCGTTGATTTGGGAAAATGTTCAGGAAATTACAGGCGCTGAAGTGAGCACTAGTCAGTCCTAAAGTGTAAATGGCCACATCTTAAATTGATTATGTTCTTAAATGCAAAAAGTTGTTATAACCtggtaattaattaaaaattctcAGCACATCTAAGACATAAATTAAAGGGAATagccaaaatattatttttgcacATAATCGAAAAATACGGGAACACAGTGTTTTTTGATGGCTGTTTCTTAGACTTAGCAGATTTCAGTAATATGACACTATTCATCTCAAGAAAGGTTTCTGACCTGAGTCTGAAGCAAGAGATGTAGCAGTGGAAGGGGAACTCTCCTTCTGTTGTTTCTGCACTCACTGATGTGCTGTTGTGTTTTCACAGCACTGGCAGATCCCACTGAGTCGTCGATTTCGTTCTTTGAAGCTGTGGTTTGTGCTGCGTTCATTTGGGGTGAAAAAGCTTCAAGCTCATGTCAGACAGGTGTGTGAATTACCAGTGTGTTATGGTCAGTTCTTGGTAGGTGAGATCAGTAAACTCAGAGATGCAGAGATGAGTAACAGAAATCCTTCCACATGTAAAGCTTGTATGTGAATTCTAAATGCACGCTGGTTTTACTCTAAAATAATCTGTAAAGATTGACTGTTTAGACAAAACATTTCCAGTCCCCTTCTTGACAGCACTGGACAATGGAAAGGGACTTGGTCAGTCACTGCCTTCTGCACTTTACTGAGCCATAATCTGGATAAGCTTTCTTTGAGGTCAAGTGGAGGCTGTTTGGGAGGCAGGCTGTGATGAATAGCTGAACCCTTCACTGTGAAAATGGACAGGCTTAAGTCTCTGATGGAATGTAAATATGAGGGGTCTCAGTGTGGATCAATGGTTGTTGTAAAAGGACTCTAATATGAGAAGGCACATTATGTTTTCAAACCTCCTTCTAGAAAGTCCCACGTATAGGCCAGTTACTCACGTTAAGGATTTGAGCAAATAGAGACAGACTTGAAAATTCTTAGTTTTgatgtaatttttctgtttgctcttaTTCATGCATTGGAATGATGTGTTTTAGTAAGGAAAGGAATTCCAGTTCAGCATCTTACAGATGCTTTGTTTGTGACAAACAAATAGgtaacttttttccccttaattaCAGGGTACTGAAACAGCCAAATTCTTTGAATCCTTGGTTAAAAGTGACCCACTCTTTGAAATTCCTGCCAAGAGACATCTTGGACTGGTTGTATTTCGCCTAAAGGTAAAGATTGGCCCTTTTGCAATCTCTTTGGAATGAACTGACCACAGCTGACCTCTCCCCAGACATTAATAACTGTGAATATACTTCCATGTAAGAAATTTTGATTGCAATTCTTAGATAAGTTTGGATGTCACTGGAAATTCTaactacagtatttttttattattcatattTAAAACAGGGTCCCAATTGGCTGACAGAAAAACTCCTGAAAGAATTAAGCAGTTCTGGCAGGCTTTTCCTCATTCCAGCAACTATCCATGACAAGTTCATCATTCGCTTTACTGTGACTTCTCAGTTCACAACCAGGGAAGATATTCTGCAGGACTGGAGCATCATTCAGCACACTGCAGCCCAAATCATTAGGCAGAATTATGGGTTGCACTACATTAATTCTGGTGATGGGGCAGGAATCCCCACTACAATTGTTCAGCCTACTTCTGATGTCATTAGTAATGTTCCTCAGCTTTATTTAGATGGAGGGAAATGCAAAACACCTTCCAGAAAAACAGTAGTTCAACCTAAGAAATTATCAGTAAGTCCCAGTACATGTGTGATTAGTCAGCAGGTGAAAGGTCAAGAGGATCCTCTGGATCACTGTTTTCCAGAAGATGTCCAAGATGTTACCAAACATAAGTTAAcctcttttttatttagttatttatcTGTTCAAGGCAAGAAGAAGACAGCACGTTCCCTTAGCTGCACCAGTGTGCCAATGACTGATAATCTGGAGCAATGTAACCCCAAAGCAGCAGCCACTGACAAGAAGGAATCTCGTGCAAATGCCAGAGTTCTTTCCAGGCTGCCTGAAGACATGATGATATTCAAAAAAGGTGCCTTCAAAAAACTAATTAAGTTCTACAGTGTCCCAAGCTTTCCAGAGTGTAGCATTCAGTGTGGCTTTCAGCTGCCTTGTTGTCCTCTGCAGGCCATTGTTTAACAAGTAAGAGAGCTTGGTCCTTAGAAATTCAACCAAAGTTTGCTTATTCACATGCAATACTATGTGTTCTTTTGTTCCAAATGTATGTTGTAGCAATGACCACTGAGAAAATGCCTGTGATTTTACTGGTGAAAACCTCATGTATTTATAGATTAAAATGTCAAATAAATCTTGTAGGCCTATAGCATGAAACTTTCTGTTTTGTAGACTGTGGTAAAGAAAATGCCAATTTCTACCTTAGCAGTCCTGGTAGGCTGGAACCACTTTGTCAAATATGCTGGATCCAGGAGGGGATAAACAATTTAGGTCTCTATTTGCACcactggttttttgtttgttttgtttttcgccttttttttttttttcccccggggggtgggggggcagtGTTGATACCTTGACTTAAAATCTCTAGACTGATATGAGGATCTGtatgtgcagagacaatgccaaCATCAGTTTTGAATTGTGCAAAAAGAAGGATGTAACCTCTCTTAAGAGGTTTTGCTGCAGTAGGGCAATTTTCCCAGAGTTAAACACGGCGGCCCTGCCAGTTCATCTGTTCTAATCAGCCAAGGGAGGCTTTGTGCAACCACATTGCAGAACAGTTGCCCTTGCAAAGCACCTGTGGCCTTTCTCAGCATTACCTAAGGTCTGTACATCACAAATTCATGAGGAAAGAGAGGAGGTATGATATCTCCCTCTCTCTCATAACAGAGAACTAAAGGGGCATTATGGAAGAAAGGGTCTCTATACAACAAACAAATGTTTTGCTACAAAAGATCAGtgatttatgtaaaaaaaaaaaatgagggggaGAAACATCTGTTAAGGACAAATTTCAGTTTAGGGATAGTGCAGTTGAGTCAGGAAGCATGATGATTGCTAGTTTGTTCTGGGTAAGCACTGCTCGATGCTTGCTGCTGTCCTTGTAGCTGTTTCCAGACACCTACAGTCACCCTGTCTTGAAGGCAGTGCACTCAGACAGCTCTGATCCAGAAAAACTATTCCCAGGTTATATAAACAATGAGCCTGGTTAATGGTAGACCCTTATACAACATCAGCTCAGCTCGTCAGCTAAGGTACAGGTAGAGTTGGAGTAGTTCTGTTTCATTAGGACAATCTTATATTCACGCTTtatttctgccaaaaaaaatcGATATCCACATTTCATATAACTTTTAATAGTGCTATTAAATCTTTCTGTTTACACAATAAAGCAATAAACACACAGTGAGGATGGCAGGCCCTTTTTGCCTACTCTTAGATGTTAAAATTTACATTCAGCAATAGGAAGTACTGCCCTGAGTCAGACACTCGTAATTTATAAACATATCTAAGGTGTTAGTGAGTAACAAAAACATAGAGTTTTAcaaaattatggaaaattaTGGAAAggctcttttttctcttctttccccacTTCCTGTCCTTTCCTCTACCTGTGTCTTTTATTATGCATTTTAATAGTATTTTATTAGACACTaagaatcttttaaaatatatattgctTCTTAACTTGCAATACTTCCTTGAAAGGATAAGAATTCTATCACCAACATACTAGAATGTGTATTTAAGCAGAATAAGTATTTTGGCTCTATGTCTTTCAGGAAATACAGGGCAGAGGGCAATGCAGTAGATGGTAGAAGTCAAAGAGGAGCATGGAACGCTGGAATTGCAAAACACTGTTTCAAGGAATGATTCAAGAAAGAAATCTGAACCATTGAGGAAAGATAAATAATGTGTGCAAATTGCAAGGAAACTGCGGACCTGATTCTCTGTCCTGGCTTATGGTTATCATAAGATGCTACAAAGACTGATTGATCCCTGTTTCCTTACTAAATTCTAACTGCAATTCTACCACTGTCACATTCATTTTATGCAAAAATGCTTTCGAAATGAAGGATGAACTGATATAATTGCAGTGATCCAAACCATCTGTGAAGCACCTAGGAGTAGGTACCCCGTGCAGACAAGAGCTGAAGTGCATCTTCAAAGGGGACACTCTTTAAACACTCACATTAACACTTTCACCTGGGAATCACCTGGCCTGGGTTAGGATATTTTGGCTACAAAACTCCCAAAACTCACACTACTGAAAACACAGGTCCACAGGTTTCTAGAGAGCTCCTCCTTTTTGGTGTGCAGCTGAAGTGCTCACATAAGGTGTTTATCCATTTTAACAGTATCAGGTAATGGATTACTATTGTTCCTCTATGCAAAAGACTGATTCATTCAAGCCAAAAgctcctttgttttccttgcaaAAAAGTTAATGTTAGTATGCAGTGAGATTACAGACCTCATTAGGAAAGGTTTTTGTTGGgcttccctctttccctttaTGTTTAGAATTTcagcaaaatgtaaaaaatattccCTGTTATTTAATTagcaaacaccaaaaaaaagatgtttaatGATGCCTGTGGCGCACTGCATAGCTTATACAAATATCTAAAGACTGGCACCTTAGAGGTAAATGAACCCCGATAAACTTTCGCTGAGATAACCCTTCAATAAACTTTGAAATCCATATTTTATCGTAGAGATAAGTTACTTCAATGACATAAAAACTGTATTATTAAATTCAGCGTAGTTATTTCCTTAGTTATTCAGACAATCTTGAAGCAAACTCCATGAATGTCACCCTTCCAACTGGACCTAGTGACCAAGGCTCAGTGCTTCCTGGTGGAGTCCAAGCAGCCATTACTGTGAGTAATAATGGCTTCTTCtttcttacttaaaaaaaaataaaaaaaaatatatattttgctaTGTGCCACTAAGGGACAAATTCCTTCCCTCTTGTTCAGCCTTCTGCTGCCCTTTTATGTCAAATCTGATACTTTCCAGCATAAGGTGAGTGGATTCAGGTGATCTGCCAGGAAACTTCTTCACTGcagacttttttcccctgttagATAAATCTGCTTTGCTGCTAGGTGAGCTGTGGCCGGCTGTGatgcagcaccagccctggaTGTCCAAGCTGGGTGGGTGGGAGTGGATCTGACCTCCAGGGAGCCGCTGCAGCTGAAACCTGAGCAGGTGATTCAGGTggccccagccagggctgcccctcCTGCTTCCACACTGCTGACGGGACCCAGCCTTAGAACACGTGGGACTGAGTGAGGAGCTGCTTCAGCTGGCAGGGGTGAAAATGAACTGATTTATGTCTATCACTAGACGTTAGCATTTGGATAAATTAGAGGGGTTTTACACTTCTGTAACAGAGCTACTGTTTCAAACTGGTGCCCAAGGATTTTTATAGAAGTTGCTTCACAGCTGTAAATGCTACAGAACATTTTTGGAAGCTTT
This window of the Cinclus cinclus chromosome 13, bCinCin1.1, whole genome shotgun sequence genome carries:
- the HDC gene encoding histidine decarboxylase isoform X2, coding for MEPEEYRQRGKEMVDYICQYLSNVRERRVTPDVQPGYMRAQLPDSAPMDPDSWDNIFGDIEKIIMPGVVHWQSPHMHAYFPALTSWPSLLGDMLADAINCLGFTWASSPACTELEMNVMDWLAKMLGLPDKFLHYHPDSVGGGVLQSTVSESTLVALLAARKNKILEMKVSEPDSDESSLNSRLIAYASDQAHSSVEKAGLISLVKIKFLPVDENFSLRGETLKKAIAEDRKKGLVPVFVCATLGTTGVCAFDNLSELGPVCDAEGLWLHIDAAYAGTAFVCPEFRLFLDGIEYADSFTFNPSKWMMVHFDCTGFWVKDKYKLHQTFSVNPVYLRHANSGAAIDFMGTETAKFFESLVKSDPLFEIPAKRHLGLVVFRLKGPNWLTEKLLKELSSSGRLFLIPATIHDKFIIRFTVTSQFTTREDILQDWSIIQHTAAQIIRQNYGLHYINSGDGAGIPTTIVQPTSDVISNVPQLYLDGGKCKTPSRKTVVQPKKLSVSPSTCVISQQVKGQEDPLDHCFPEDVQDVTKHKLTSFLFSYLSVQGKKKTARSLSCTSVPMTDNLEQCNPKAAATDKKESRANARVLSRLPEDMMIFKKGAFKKLIKFYSVPSFPECSIQCGFQLPCCPLQAIV
- the HDC gene encoding histidine decarboxylase isoform X1, with the protein product MEPEEYRQRGKEMVDYICQYLSNVRERRVTPDVQPGYMRAQLPDSAPMDPDSWDNIFGDIEKIIMPGVVHWQSPHMHAYFPALTSWPSLLGDMLADAINCLGFTWASSPACTELEMNVMDWLAKMLGLPDKFLHYHPDSVGGGVLQSTVSESTLVALLAARKNKILEMKVSEPDSDESSLNSRLIAYASDQAHSSVEKAGLISLVKIKFLPVDENFSLRGETLKKAIAEDRKKGLVPVFVCATLGTTGVCAFDNLSELGPVCDAEGLWLHIDAAYAGTAFVCPEFRLFLDGIEYADSFTFNPSKWMMVHFDCTGFWVKDKYKLHQTFSVNPVYLRHANSGAAIDFMHWQIPLSRRFRSLKLWFVLRSFGVKKLQAHVRQGTETAKFFESLVKSDPLFEIPAKRHLGLVVFRLKGPNWLTEKLLKELSSSGRLFLIPATIHDKFIIRFTVTSQFTTREDILQDWSIIQHTAAQIIRQNYGLHYINSGDGAGIPTTIVQPTSDVISNVPQLYLDGGKCKTPSRKTVVQPKKLSVSPSTCVISQQVKGQEDPLDHCFPEDVQDVTKHKLTSFLFSYLSVQGKKKTARSLSCTSVPMTDNLEQCNPKAAATDKKESRANARVLSRLPEDMMIFKKGAFKKLIKFYSVPSFPECSIQCGFQLPCCPLQAIV